In Flavivirga abyssicola, the following are encoded in one genomic region:
- a CDS encoding helix-turn-helix domain-containing protein has protein sequence MIELSEKKIDELKKSIPIKVGERVRYLRKLKGLTQTQLAELVGKDRQYLYKIEKAVVTPNVVTISALAIALEVPLKEFFDIDI, from the coding sequence ATGATTGAACTATCTGAAAAAAAGATTGATGAATTAAAGAAATCTATTCCTATTAAGGTTGGTGAAAGAGTTCGCTATTTGAGAAAACTGAAGGGGTTAACTCAAACTCAATTAGCTGAATTAGTTGGTAAAGACAGGCAGTATTTATATAAGATTGAAAAAGCTGTTGTTACTCCAAATGTAGTTACTATATCTGCTTTAGCAATAGCCTTAGAAGTTCCTTTAAAAGAGTTTTTTGATATAGATATATAG
- a CDS encoding MbnP family protein: MRNILPILVFSFITLLSCGSDNDDEVSQANVTFNFSHNWDTTTVTNSNFNTIQYTNENGEELSITKLRYLISNITFQKSDGETFVLDGYNLVDVTNNTNLSFTPVTTIPTGTYNKVLFTFGFNNDANYNNNYPDLNSATWNVPAMLGGGYHYMQLEGKFIDNTTTETGYAYHAIRAVDNSGTTQVFQDTFFEVDLGEVTITHNATFEIDMNIAEWFKNPNTWNLNVLNNMLMPNFNAQVMMSQNGQNVFSLNTVNQ; encoded by the coding sequence ATGCGAAACATACTCCCCATATTAGTTTTCAGTTTTATCACATTATTATCGTGTGGCTCTGATAATGACGATGAAGTTTCTCAAGCAAATGTCACATTCAACTTCAGCCATAATTGGGATACAACTACTGTTACAAATTCTAATTTCAATACCATTCAATATACCAATGAAAATGGAGAGGAATTAAGTATTACAAAACTAAGATATCTTATTTCAAACATAACATTTCAAAAATCAGACGGAGAAACATTTGTTCTTGACGGTTATAATTTAGTAGATGTTACTAATAATACAAACCTTTCTTTTACACCAGTCACAACAATTCCAACCGGTACTTACAACAAAGTACTTTTTACTTTTGGTTTTAATAATGATGCTAACTATAACAATAATTATCCCGATTTAAATTCAGCAACCTGGAATGTTCCAGCCATGCTTGGTGGTGGTTATCATTATATGCAGTTAGAAGGAAAATTTATTGATAATACGACTACTGAAACCGGTTATGCCTATCATGCTATAAGAGCGGTAGATAATTCAGGTACAACTCAAGTATTTCAAGATACTTTTTTTGAAGTTGATTTAGGTGAAGTTACCATAACGCATAATGCAACTTTTGAAATCGACATGAATATTGCCGAATGGTTTAAAAATCCAAATACCTGGAATTTGAATGTTTTAAACAATATGCTTATGCCCAATTTTAACGCCCAGGTAATGATGTCTCAAAACGGACAAAATGTATTTAGTCTAAACACAGTGAATCAATAA
- a CDS encoding cytochrome-c peroxidase produces MNEYVPTPSPLEIPPFFQDNILAPVIPTNNPQTVEGIALGKKLFFDPILSADNTQACADCHAPEHAFSDADRFSDGIDGFLGNRNSMPLFNLAWNYDEKFFWDGRSFGIEHQAFQPVIDPLEMHNTWVEVEQKLQQHLEYPNLFEQAFGTSSIDSTLVTKAIAQFERTLISSNSKFDKHLLNEATLTPQELNGFNVFMDETKGDCFHCHGSDKNPLWTDNIFHNNGLDATFTDLGLGKITGDPADNGKFKSPSLRNLAFTAPYMHDGRFATLDDVINHYSEGLQNSSTIDPLMKKVAQGGVQLSTQDKADLKAFLLSLSDFEFINNPDFSNQ; encoded by the coding sequence GTGAATGAATATGTACCAACGCCAAGTCCATTAGAAATCCCTCCGTTTTTTCAAGACAACATACTTGCTCCAGTTATCCCCACTAACAACCCACAAACCGTTGAGGGGATCGCTTTAGGTAAAAAATTATTTTTCGACCCTATATTATCAGCAGACAATACGCAGGCTTGTGCAGATTGCCATGCTCCAGAACATGCATTTTCTGATGCAGACCGATTTAGTGATGGTATAGATGGTTTTCTTGGTAATCGCAACTCTATGCCTCTATTTAATTTAGCTTGGAATTACGATGAGAAATTCTTTTGGGATGGTAGATCGTTTGGTATAGAGCATCAAGCTTTTCAACCTGTAATTGATCCTTTAGAAATGCATAATACCTGGGTAGAGGTAGAACAAAAACTACAACAACATTTAGAGTATCCTAACTTATTTGAACAAGCATTTGGTACCTCATCAATAGATTCGACATTAGTAACCAAAGCCATTGCACAATTTGAACGCACTTTAATTTCTTCGAATTCAAAATTTGACAAACACCTTTTAAACGAGGCGACTTTAACGCCTCAAGAGCTTAATGGGTTTAATGTTTTTATGGATGAAACTAAGGGAGATTGCTTTCATTGTCATGGTAGTGATAAAAACCCCTTATGGACGGATAACATATTTCATAACAATGGTTTAGATGCTACTTTTACAGATTTAGGCTTAGGTAAAATTACCGGTGATCCCGCAGATAATGGTAAATTTAAATCTCCTTCATTACGGAATCTAGCATTCACAGCACCCTACATGCATGATGGTAGATTCGCAACACTCGACGATGTTATTAATCATTACAGTGAAGGTTTACAAAACTCATCAACTATTGATCCTTTAATGAAAAAAGTAGCACAAGGCGGTGTACAACTATCAACACAGGATAAAGCAGACTTAAAAGCCTTTTTACTATCTCTATCTGATTTTGAATTTATAAATAATCCAGATTTTTCAAATCAGTAA
- a CDS encoding DUF6443 domain-containing protein, translated as MKKLLYILAVTFVSSLAMGQSITENYIKSTIYRVKTQDGITKTNTSINLAANDKIESVTYYDGLGRPIQSIAKQTGGNSEDIITHMGYDEFGRQTKEYLPFAEGSGSLNIRTGDVELATQNFYNTPKYENTLNPYSEKHLEASPLGRILEQGAPGADWAVDTANDTDHTIKFEYTTNTVDDYVRHFNVSFPTGNTEAPQLVDEDVYAPSELYKTITKDENWQPGQTYPNDHTTEEYKDKQGRVVLKRTYDAGKWHDTYYIFDDFGNLTYVLPPKLNTYKSIIQNYLERPSKYYNITNAYVNSNYTSTDIYVYMTDDSGKIYFSMDESGIPNSPLKTGKIVKIDYALPLPDMDLGEIEYYDYDNADRLILGTAYISNGDLYFNSNGTVVPTYGEFYFTGNLNNSQASFSPNSITQSDLDTLGYQYKYDHRNRLIEKRIPGKGWEYIVYNRLDQPVLTQDANLRDDNKWLFTKYDAFGRVAYTGLHTQSSAINRSTMQNLANNISTYSQFVTKTNSAISLGGTSIYYSNDAIPTGISEIYTVNYYDNYTFDKASGNSEDSYGVTPIINAKGLATGSKVRVLNTDDWITTVNYYDDKSRPIYVYSFNDYLNTTDKVKSKLSFTGQVFETTTTHSKTGQNTITTTDYFDYDHAGRLIKQTQQINSNTEVIAENHYDEFGQLTRKGVGGKTAQGRLQNVDYTYNIRGWLKTINNPTNLHEGSDLFAFGLNYNNPQGPTTSTSYNKPLYNGNISHAFWKTDNIDSELRHYTYNYDALNRFTKAYYAENHSFNRKYNSYIYKYDRNGNIEKLSRNMQNPNNINHNTAMDNLTYAYNGNQLCSVTDSYGLSAIGVEGFKDGNTIGDDYMYDANGNMIEDKNKGITSISYNHLNLPTQITIFNDIHDGTIQYIYDANGIKLKKTKHSILQMPKTTLYSGNYIYEGEADNETLKFFNQPEGYAEPDASGGFDYVYQYKDHLGNVRLSYKDSNGDGYVTGGSSTVFYDSLDNNSSSGWDSVGALYGISAQLDNEHSLSGDTSIKIHANSEGSFYAHSNDWIPINNSVATDYIFSGWFYAETSGRDNGSWVSLSFFMNEDTETGYFTEVSEVHHIYTKDRWVYLEQRVTVPTNIDKINLRVNIYNNGSTSPTSTAWFDNLSIRKANDPATVEILEENNYYPFGLKHKGYNYNINGVENKYHKYNGKEYEEALSLDMYEFDWRGYDAAIGRFNTVDPLAELYPQLDKSPYAFAWNNPIVFNDPSGLCPDCPDPSTAKENDIYTIANGSQYIFNGTEWERYTVEELDEVVVVGTSGGSSNNSSSSGEVSQGFVGPGLSPIVPLPGTQPVPTPTAPKVGPGGGGNVGLAVLLWAILVDTAPHPDETARVLDPDDYTNKPRDETSVMRFQFQQGTTNIASTVARNSAETGVTVNQAQVGLDQLYNQQYRKVMTSFVARAALSRLRKKVNAARPYGVIAGTRTTLQEKFIYQGKVYRFDAESIIGHNLRQ; from the coding sequence ATGAAAAAGTTACTATATATTTTAGCTGTAACTTTTGTTTCATCATTAGCAATGGGGCAAAGCATTACCGAGAACTACATAAAAAGCACCATTTACCGTGTAAAGACACAAGATGGTATTACCAAAACAAATACCAGTATCAATTTAGCAGCAAACGATAAAATAGAATCCGTCACCTATTATGATGGATTGGGAAGACCTATACAAAGTATAGCAAAACAAACAGGAGGTAATAGTGAGGATATTATCACCCATATGGGATATGATGAATTTGGAAGGCAAACCAAGGAGTATTTACCATTTGCAGAAGGTAGTGGAAGTTTGAATATAAGAACAGGAGATGTAGAATTGGCAACACAAAATTTTTACAATACACCAAAATACGAAAACACTTTAAACCCTTATTCAGAAAAGCATTTAGAAGCCTCACCATTGGGTAGGATTCTAGAACAAGGTGCGCCAGGTGCCGATTGGGCAGTAGATACAGCAAATGATACCGACCATACCATTAAATTTGAATATACTACCAACACAGTAGATGACTATGTAAGACATTTTAATGTATCCTTTCCAACAGGAAATACCGAAGCCCCTCAATTGGTGGATGAAGATGTTTATGCCCCATCAGAATTATATAAAACCATTACCAAAGACGAGAATTGGCAGCCAGGACAAACCTATCCTAACGATCATACCACAGAAGAGTATAAAGACAAACAGGGTAGAGTTGTATTAAAACGCACTTATGATGCTGGAAAATGGCACGACACCTATTATATCTTTGATGATTTTGGGAATTTAACCTATGTATTGCCGCCAAAATTGAATACGTATAAATCGATCATTCAAAACTATCTAGAACGACCAAGCAAATACTATAATATTACTAACGCCTATGTAAATTCCAATTACACTTCTACAGATATTTATGTTTACATGACAGATGATAGTGGAAAAATTTATTTTTCTATGGATGAAAGTGGAATCCCCAATTCTCCTTTAAAAACAGGAAAAATTGTAAAAATAGATTACGCTCTGCCTTTACCAGATATGGATCTTGGTGAAATAGAATATTACGATTATGATAATGCTGATCGGTTAATTTTAGGAACCGCCTATATCTCTAATGGGGATTTATATTTTAACTCTAATGGGACTGTTGTACCCACTTATGGTGAATTTTATTTTACAGGAAATTTAAATAATTCACAAGCTTCATTCAGCCCCAATAGTATCACACAAAGCGATTTAGATACTTTAGGCTATCAGTATAAGTACGATCATAGAAACAGATTGATAGAAAAGCGGATCCCTGGTAAAGGCTGGGAGTATATCGTGTATAATAGGTTAGACCAACCTGTATTAACTCAAGATGCTAATCTAAGAGATGACAATAAATGGTTATTCACCAAATATGATGCTTTTGGCAGGGTTGCTTATACAGGTCTACATACACAATCGAGTGCTATCAATAGATCAACAATGCAAAACCTTGCAAACAATATTTCTACCTATTCTCAATTTGTTACCAAAACGAACTCAGCTATTTCTTTGGGAGGGACCAGTATTTATTATTCTAATGATGCAATACCTACAGGTATATCAGAAATATACACCGTCAATTACTACGACAACTACACTTTTGATAAGGCATCAGGGAACTCAGAGGATTCATATGGTGTCACACCAATAATCAACGCAAAAGGTTTAGCTACCGGAAGTAAAGTAAGAGTTTTAAACACTGATGATTGGATAACCACTGTAAATTATTATGATGATAAATCCAGACCCATTTATGTATATAGCTTTAACGATTATTTAAATACTACAGATAAAGTAAAAAGTAAGCTAAGTTTTACAGGGCAAGTTTTTGAAACCACCACGACACATTCCAAAACAGGGCAAAACACCATCACAACAACTGATTATTTTGATTACGACCATGCTGGCAGATTAATTAAGCAAACGCAACAAATTAATAGTAACACAGAGGTTATTGCAGAGAATCATTATGATGAGTTCGGGCAATTAACCAGAAAAGGCGTTGGAGGCAAAACAGCACAAGGCAGGTTGCAAAATGTAGATTACACTTATAATATTAGAGGTTGGCTAAAAACCATTAACAACCCCACCAATTTGCATGAAGGATCCGATTTATTTGCATTTGGTTTAAATTATAATAATCCACAAGGCCCCACAACATCAACAAGCTATAATAAACCATTATATAATGGTAATATAAGCCACGCCTTTTGGAAAACTGATAATATAGATAGTGAACTAAGGCATTATACTTACAATTATGATGCTCTTAACAGGTTTACAAAAGCTTATTATGCAGAAAACCATAGCTTTAATCGTAAATACAATTCGTATATTTATAAATATGATCGAAACGGAAATATAGAAAAACTTAGTCGTAACATGCAAAACCCTAATAATATCAATCATAATACTGCTATGGATAATTTAACCTATGCATATAATGGGAATCAGCTATGTAGCGTAACCGATTCTTATGGACTTTCCGCAATAGGTGTAGAAGGCTTTAAAGATGGTAATACAATAGGTGATGATTATATGTATGATGCTAATGGAAACATGATTGAAGACAAAAATAAAGGTATTACCTCTATTTCATATAATCATTTAAATTTGCCTACTCAGATTACCATTTTTAATGATATTCATGACGGAACTATCCAATATATTTATGATGCTAATGGAATAAAGTTAAAAAAGACGAAACATAGTATTTTGCAAATGCCAAAAACAACTTTATACTCTGGCAATTATATCTATGAAGGAGAAGCGGATAATGAAACTTTGAAATTCTTTAACCAACCTGAAGGTTACGCAGAACCTGATGCTTCTGGTGGTTTTGATTATGTATACCAATACAAGGATCATTTAGGGAATGTAAGGTTAAGTTATAAAGATAGTAATGGTGATGGTTATGTAACTGGTGGATCCAGTACTGTTTTCTATGATAGTCTGGATAATAATAGTAGTAGCGGTTGGGATAGTGTTGGTGCGCTATATGGTATTTCTGCTCAGTTAGACAATGAGCATTCGCTGTCTGGAGATACGTCAATAAAGATACATGCCAATTCCGAAGGTAGTTTTTATGCCCACTCCAATGACTGGATTCCGATAAATAATTCAGTAGCTACAGATTATATATTTTCCGGATGGTTTTATGCAGAAACCTCAGGTCGTGATAATGGTTCTTGGGTATCATTGTCTTTCTTTATGAATGAAGATACTGAAACAGGATATTTTACTGAAGTTTCAGAAGTTCATCATATTTATACTAAGGACCGGTGGGTTTATTTAGAGCAGCGTGTAACGGTTCCGACCAATATTGATAAAATAAACCTCAGAGTCAATATATATAATAATGGTTCTACCAGTCCCACAAGTACAGCATGGTTCGATAATTTAAGCATTCGTAAAGCTAACGATCCTGCAACGGTTGAAATTTTAGAAGAAAACAACTACTATCCTTTTGGACTTAAACATAAAGGGTATAATTATAATATTAATGGAGTAGAGAATAAATATCATAAATATAATGGTAAAGAATATGAAGAGGCTTTAAGCTTAGATATGTATGAATTTGATTGGAGAGGATACGATGCTGCAATAGGTAGATTTAACACGGTTGACCCATTGGCTGAATTATATCCACAGTTGGATAAATCACCATATGCTTTTGCTTGGAATAATCCAATAGTATTTAATGACCCTTCAGGCTTATGTCCAGATTGTCCAGACCCTTCTACAGCTAAAGAGAATGATATTTATACTATTGCAAATGGAAGTCAATATATATTTAATGGAACTGAATGGGAAAGATATACGGTTGAAGAATTAGATGAAGTCGTTGTAGTTGGAACTTCCGGGGGTAGTAGTAATAACAGTAGTAGTTCTGGAGAAGTTTCTCAAGGATTTGTTGGACCGGGGTTATCACCGATTGTTCCACTTCCGGGGACTCAACCAGTACCAACTCCAACTGCACCAAAAGTTGGACCGGGTGGCGGTGGAAATGTTGGATTAGCTGTACTTTTATGGGCTATATTAGTAGATACTGCACCTCATCCAGATGAAACAGCTAGAGTTTTAGACCCAGATGATTATACAAATAAACCTAGAGACGAAACATCTGTAATGAGGTTTCAATTTCAACAAGGTACAACAAACATAGCTTCAACGGTTGCTCGTAATTCTGCTGAAACAGGTGTAACTGTAAATCAAGCTCAGGTAGGACTCGACCAGCTTTATAATCAACAATATAGAAAGGTTATGACTAGTTTTGTGGCAAGAGCAGCACTTAGTAGATTACGTAAAAAAGTTAATGCTGCTAGACCTTATGGGGTTATAGCTGGTACTAGAACAACTTTACAAGAAAAATTTATTTATCAAGGAAAAGTTTATAGATTTGATGCAGAAAGTATTATTGGGCACAATTTAAGGCAATAA
- a CDS encoding RHS repeat protein: MSIRFLYLIFLFIISPTIAQELPEIITPTPEAATLGKYGNTPVSKYTGVPQISIPLYTIVEGDISVPITLNYHAGGFKVQEDATWVGLGWSLTPGGMISRDPRGGSDQLGNFGTPFGEWGQSNILPETFVSSSINSSYNLYGISRVFRGISHKSLSEIGSYFLGSGANPAIYNHFNFQADHFNYSFPGGSGEFYNKDNYNFVNKSLSLVKIEEGTTLDNAYFKITNTDGTIYKYGNRSFSNNLGGVEQSSTLSSGGNSTGYFPMNWFMTNITSKNGDKVDFFYENTTLNDITYSTVSTKVSKVYFPGQTSNSGSQPSGVASVESQSMTQKSVLSKIEFTQGFIKFIVNDNSNPREDIKGNGAKKLEAIEVYRYSNSGTSILHKKIEFEYSYFDANTSNPSYVPSLFFFDSQTNLKRLRLDRIKEYGNNLNASPKIHEFEYNSIQLPPKTSFSVDRYGYFNNTRNFTYLPKQTILDIPYAGADVEPNPNVVDACLLEKITYPTKGSTTFKYEPNEYAVDYVNKETSVTTSSEYSGGYNNSTYYQEANSFTLTEQKVAAIDILFLSRNSSFSSSDLYVSLTKNGGGYAGLWNFQSGSSSAPEDAYCEIQTEPGGNGSPLAEQNCSFQIFVTLPAGTYTIVTHNDIDDIQDRIDANSSNEPATWIQTAGNVLSIAKAKISYNYRDYNDRSEIGPGVRIAEIINKDYDGTTIERKLFNYTKVDNNDVTIPSGVLLHKPIYNYWIHEVRENYMPSAPGSPSFYSDFLKYYRTNTSKKSFSTSANGKMLGYSVVTETSVDSLNVANGKIVSEYYNYIDDSGLGGHSHGPQNFPSLSSPLNGLLQNEKIYKFYGGDFSIVESTNFDYKLYQSNTAWYGIPYPFILTQIGGNGGSGNYYHPLGNFTFPVCLYPEVSSFVDLNSSTKKVYDTGDENNPISITTNYIYDNTQLYSKSTVFSNNKTQSTYYYYPLSSSYLPIAATKPSWVVFPQQMIDKNMVGSPVTTAIAIDGTVISKSTTDYKLWHQNSPSTVEDDIVMPEKIKISKRSLPMEDRIVYQNYDTQGKPLEVSKKDGTPIVYIWGYNEQFPVARIENATYASAIATLTSNELTEVKNGTYNQNTMMTTLNKIRTGLPDAMVTTYTYDPLIGVTSVTDPKGYTMYYEYDDFNRLEFVKDADGNLLSENEYNYKQ; encoded by the coding sequence ATGAGTATACGTTTTTTATATCTGATTTTTTTATTTATAATAAGTCCAACAATTGCACAAGAACTTCCAGAGATTATTACTCCAACACCTGAAGCTGCTACATTGGGAAAATATGGCAATACACCTGTTAGCAAATATACTGGTGTACCACAAATATCTATTCCTTTATATACCATAGTGGAAGGTGATATTTCTGTGCCTATTACATTAAATTATCATGCAGGAGGGTTTAAAGTTCAAGAAGATGCTACATGGGTAGGCTTAGGTTGGTCTTTAACTCCAGGAGGAATGATATCTAGAGACCCTCGAGGAGGTTCAGACCAGCTAGGGAATTTTGGAACTCCATTTGGGGAATGGGGACAAAGTAACATCTTACCTGAAACATTTGTTTCTTCATCAATCAATTCTAGTTATAATCTTTATGGTATTTCCAGAGTATTTAGAGGGATAAGTCATAAAAGTTTATCTGAAATAGGATCTTATTTCTTAGGTTCAGGTGCTAATCCAGCGATATACAATCATTTCAATTTTCAGGCAGACCACTTCAACTATTCTTTTCCAGGAGGATCGGGAGAGTTTTATAATAAAGACAATTACAATTTTGTAAATAAATCGTTAAGTCTTGTAAAAATTGAAGAGGGTACTACGTTGGACAATGCATATTTTAAAATTACGAATACAGATGGAACCATTTATAAGTACGGTAACAGGTCCTTTTCAAATAATTTAGGAGGTGTAGAACAAAGTTCAACGTTGAGTTCAGGAGGAAATAGTACTGGTTATTTTCCAATGAATTGGTTTATGACTAATATTACTTCAAAAAATGGAGATAAAGTTGATTTTTTTTATGAAAATACAACACTTAACGATATAACTTATTCAACAGTTTCAACAAAGGTGAGTAAAGTTTATTTTCCTGGGCAAACGAGTAACTCTGGAAGTCAACCTTCTGGTGTCGCCTCTGTTGAATCGCAATCTATGACTCAAAAATCAGTATTGAGTAAAATAGAATTTACTCAAGGTTTCATAAAATTTATCGTTAATGATAATTCTAATCCCAGAGAGGATATTAAAGGAAATGGTGCTAAGAAACTGGAAGCAATAGAAGTTTATAGATATTCCAATTCGGGAACATCAATTTTACACAAGAAAATCGAGTTTGAATATTCTTATTTTGATGCTAATACTTCAAACCCCTCATATGTTCCCTCTTTATTCTTCTTTGATTCTCAAACTAACCTTAAAAGGTTAAGATTAGATAGAATTAAAGAATATGGTAATAACTTGAATGCTTCCCCTAAGATTCATGAATTTGAATACAATAGCATACAACTCCCTCCCAAAACATCTTTTAGTGTTGATAGATATGGATATTTTAATAACACACGAAATTTCACTTACTTACCTAAGCAGACTATTTTAGATATACCATATGCTGGAGCTGATGTAGAGCCAAACCCCAATGTTGTAGATGCCTGTCTTTTAGAAAAAATTACCTACCCTACTAAAGGAAGTACAACGTTTAAATATGAGCCTAATGAATATGCTGTAGATTATGTAAATAAAGAGACTTCTGTTACTACTAGCTCAGAATACAGTGGAGGTTACAACAATAGTACTTACTACCAAGAAGCGAACTCTTTTACTTTAACCGAACAGAAAGTAGCAGCAATAGATATTTTATTCTTAAGTAGAAATAGTTCCTTTTCATCTTCTGATTTATATGTGAGTTTAACTAAAAATGGAGGGGGTTATGCTGGATTGTGGAATTTTCAAAGTGGAAGTAGTAGTGCTCCTGAAGATGCTTATTGTGAAATTCAAACAGAACCTGGCGGCAATGGTAGTCCCTTAGCTGAACAAAACTGCTCATTCCAAATTTTTGTTACGCTACCAGCGGGAACATATACTATTGTAACTCATAATGACATTGATGATATACAAGATAGGATTGACGCGAATAGTAGTAATGAGCCTGCAACATGGATACAAACAGCGGGTAATGTTCTTAGTATAGCTAAGGCAAAGATATCATACAATTACCGTGACTATAATGATAGATCAGAAATTGGACCGGGAGTAAGAATTGCAGAAATTATAAACAAAGATTATGATGGTACAACAATTGAACGCAAATTATTTAATTACACAAAAGTCGATAACAATGACGTAACCATTCCTTCGGGTGTCCTATTACATAAGCCCATTTACAATTATTGGATTCATGAAGTTCGGGAGAATTATATGCCAAGTGCTCCTGGAAGCCCCAGCTTTTACTCAGATTTTTTGAAGTATTATAGAACTAATACTTCAAAAAAATCATTCTCTACTTCTGCTAATGGTAAAATGTTAGGTTATAGTGTTGTCACAGAAACTAGCGTAGATTCATTAAACGTAGCCAATGGCAAAATTGTTTCTGAATATTATAACTATATAGACGATAGTGGTCTTGGTGGGCATTCTCATGGACCTCAAAATTTTCCTAGCCTTAGCTCACCATTAAATGGACTTTTACAGAATGAAAAAATATATAAGTTTTATGGAGGTGATTTTTCGATAGTAGAAAGCACAAATTTTGATTATAAGCTTTACCAATCTAATACTGCGTGGTATGGTATCCCGTATCCTTTTATTCTAACTCAAATTGGAGGAAATGGAGGAAGTGGCAATTATTATCACCCATTGGGTAATTTTACTTTCCCCGTATGTTTATATCCAGAAGTTTCATCTTTTGTAGACTTAAACTCTTCAACTAAAAAAGTTTATGATACGGGTGATGAAAATAATCCTATCTCTATTACTACAAATTATATATATGATAATACTCAGTTGTATTCTAAGAGTACTGTGTTTTCAAATAATAAAACGCAATCAACATATTACTATTATCCATTATCAAGTTCTTATTTACCTATAGCAGCAACCAAGCCGTCATGGGTTGTTTTTCCTCAGCAAATGATAGACAAAAATATGGTAGGGAGCCCAGTTACCACTGCTATAGCAATAGATGGCACTGTGATTTCAAAAAGTACAACCGATTATAAACTTTGGCATCAAAACTCTCCGTCTACTGTAGAGGATGATATTGTGATGCCTGAAAAAATCAAAATTTCAAAAAGATCTCTGCCGATGGAGGATAGAATTGTTTATCAGAATTACGATACACAAGGCAAACCTTTGGAAGTTTCCAAAAAAGATGGAACGCCTATAGTTTATATATGGGGTTATAATGAACAGTTTCCTGTTGCTAGGATAGAAAACGCAACATATGCATCAGCTATAGCTACTTTAACATCTAATGAATTGACTGAGGTTAAAAACGGAACGTATAATCAAAATACTATGATGACTACTCTGAATAAGATCAGGACAGGGTTGCCCGATGCCATGGTCACCACCTACACTTACGATCCCCTGATAGGAGTAACCAGCGTCACCGATCCCAAAGGCTATACCATGTACTATGAATATGATGATTTCAATCGTTTAGAGTTCGTAAAAGATGCAGATGGCAATCTATTAAGCGAAAACGAATACAATTACAAACAATAA
- a CDS encoding helix-turn-helix domain-containing protein → MIYYIWAGLRSHRLRRAVCKKITSIRKEKKLTQEEVCTELDMDKPYLSSIENGRQNPTLLTPKKLADAIDVETKDFLDI, encoded by the coding sequence GTGATATACTATATCTGGGCGGGGCTACGAAGTCACAGACTTCGCAGAGCGGTTTGTAAAAAAATTACCAGTATTAGAAAAGAGAAAAAACTAACTCAAGAAGAAGTTTGTACTGAATTAGACATGGATAAACCTTATTTGTCTAGTATAGAAAATGGCAGACAAAATCCAACTTTACTTACTCCTAAAAAACTTGCGGATGCTATTGATGTAGAAACTAAAGATTTTCTTGATATATAA